The following are encoded in a window of Acropora muricata isolate sample 2 chromosome 6, ASM3666990v1, whole genome shotgun sequence genomic DNA:
- the LOC136919855 gene encoding XK-related protein 9-like: MSVKDLKWYSSFLFLAGAILGVADPITDILTVVEFYRNDHKILFEVGLLFVILPCLPFVFLVSVKETNGGSPEEEVELGLCCTRTIAFGLHPFAAAFARLQGFVFSLKRWCRGDNGNDDKGEELLEHINMLVLFESVLESAPQFIIQLYAINAQAQPVQIIQMISLPVSFLSLNWAFVIIDGMIWFNKGQFTLRRKIFIFVAEFLLLSSRLFAVCYFTVTLKWWVIGVLLFHTFVIVIATNFCLKGKNCNADKVTETIIFLSLHWLKDDTFAPSENSNNSLLAALLSNVLFVIENVVMILVFYFSQHSNSWFSLPVTVCVCSFSVLGSTMKIAGLYAFLRQQD, encoded by the coding sequence ATGTCAGTGAAAGATCTAAAGTGGTACAGCTCCTTTTTGTTTCTGGCGGGAGCAATTTTAGGCGTTGCCGATCCGATCACTGACATACTAACTGTGGTTGAATTCTACCGCAATGACCACAAGATATTGTTTGAAGTGGGACtactttttgttattttaccaTGTTTGCCATTTGTATTCTTGGTCTCTGTAAAAGAAACCAACGGCGGCAGTCCTGAAGAGGAAGTTGAACTCGGGCTTTGTTGTACAAGAACTATTGCTTTTGGCCTCCACCCGTTTGCCGCTGCTTTTGCTAGACTACAgggttttgttttctctttaaaGAGATGGTGCCGAGGTGATAATGGAAATGATGACAAGGGCGAGGAACTATTGGAGCATATCAACATGTTAGTACTGTTTGAGTCAGTTCTTGAATCAGCTCCACAATTTATAATCCAGCTGTACGCCATAAATGCTCAAGCGCAACCGGTGCAGATCATTCAAATGATTTCTTTACCTGTTTCCTTTCTCAGTCTGAATTGGGCATTCGTGATCATCGATGGGATGATTTGGTTTAATAAAGGGCAATTCACCCTAAGACGCAAAATTTTCATCTTTGTAGCAGAATTTTTGCTCTTGAGTAGTCGACTTTTTGCGGTTTGTTACTTTACTGTCACCCTCAAATGGTGGGTTATCGGCGTCTTGTTGTTCCATACTTTTGTGATAGTGATAGCAACAAACTTTTGCTTAAAAGGCAAAAACTGCAATGCCGATAAAGTTACTGAGACAATTATCTTTTTGAGCCTTCACTGGTTAAAAGATGACACTTTTGCACCGAGTGAGAACTCTAATAACAGTTTACTAGCAGCGCTGTTGTCAAACGTTCTGTTCGTAATAGAAAATGTTGTGATGATCTTGGTGTTCTATTTTAGTCAACACTCGAACTCCTGGTTTTCGTTACCAGTCACGGTGTGTGTGTGCTCGTTCAGTGTTTTGGGTAGCACAATGAAAATTGCCGGATTGTATGCTTTTCTCAGACAGCAAGATTGA
- the LOC136920248 gene encoding XK-related protein 6-like has translation MKVKDLKWYSPCLFLAGAILSVADPITDILTLVEFYRNDHKTLFGVGLFFIILPCLAFVILVTVKEIGGYFPEEEEGGINILCFARTIACGLHPFTAAFARLQGFVFSLKKWWRADDENDENGNHLLRYIDLFILFESVLEAAPQFLIQLYAINAQEEPVQIIQMISLPVSFLSLNWAFVIIDEMLWFDEGPFGDLTLRRKIFIFFPAQFLLLSSRLCAVCYFTVTFKWWVIGVLLFHTLVIVIAKTFVSCLTGKCDAGEVILAIFTLGLHWLKDDAFVLSDNCKGNLPAVLWSNVLFVIENVVMILMFYFSHHSNSSVSLPVTVCVCSFSVLGSTMKIAGLYVFHSTRMRRVGCRSEIEQQ, from the coding sequence ATGAAAGTGAAAGATCTGAAGTGGTACAGCCCCTGTTTGTTTCTGGCGGGAGCCATTTTAAGCGTTGCCGATCCTATCACTGACATACTAACTCTGGTTGAATTCTACCGCAATGACCACAAGACATTGTTTGGAGTGggacttttttttattattttaccaTGTTTGGCATTTGTAATCTTGGTCACTGTGAAAGAAATAGGCGGCTActttcctgaggaggaagaaggTGGCATCAATATTCTTTGTTTTGCAAGAACTATTGCTTGTGGCCTCCACCCGTTTACCGCTGCTTTTGCTAGACTACAgggttttgttttctctttaaaGAAATGGTGGCGAGccgatgatgaaaatgatgagaATGGCAATCACCTATTGCGTTACATCGACCTGTTTATACTGTTTGAGTCAGTTCTTGAAGCAGCCCCTCAATTTTTAATCCAGCTGTACGCCATAAATGCTCAAGAGGAACCGGTGCAGATCATTCAAATGATTTCTTTACCTGTTTCCTTTCTTAGTCTGAATTGGGCATTCGTGATCATTGATGAGATGTTGTGGTTTGATGAAGGGCCATTCGGTGACCTCACCCTGAGAcgcaaaattttcattttctttccagCACAATTTTTGCTCTTGAGTAGTCGACTGTGTGCAGTTTGTTACTTTACTGTCACCTTCAAGTGGTGGGTTATCGGTGTCTTGTTGTTCCATACTTTGGTGATAGTGATAGCTAAAACCTTTGTGTCTTGCTTAACAGGCAAATGCGATGCCGGTGAAGTTATTCTGGCAATTTTCACTTTGGGCCTTCACTGGTTAAAAGATGACGCTTTTGTACTGAGTGACAACTGTAAAGGCAATTTACCAGCAGTGCTGTGGTCAAATGTTCTGTTCGTAATAGAAAATGTTGTGATGATCCTGATGTTCTACTTCAGTCATCACTCGAACTCCTCGGTTTCGTTACCAGTCACGGTGTGTGTGTGCTCGTTTAGTGTTTTGGGTAGCACAATGAAAATTGCCGGATTGTATGTTTTTCACAGCACAAGAATGAGGCGAGTAGGTTGTAGATCCGAAATCGAACAGCAATAA
- the LOC136920247 gene encoding alpha-L-fucosidase-like, with the protein MFVAVGTLFLIISQLTSIEGTKYDPTWESLDSRPNPSWYDEAKFGIFMHWGVYSVPSFSSEWFWWCWKGAKTPECIDFMQKNYRPGFSYADFAPMFKAEFFDPNQWADILSKSGAKYFVLTSKHHEGWTNWKSDVSWNWNSVDNGPHRDLVGDLATAIRSRTNITFGLYFSLFEWFHPLYLEDKANKFETQNYVKAVVTPQLYDIVNTYKPEYIWSDGDWEAKDTYWNSTNFLAWLYNDSPVKDTVVVNDRWGAGCMCHHGGSYTCSDRYNPGVLQKHKWEDAMTVDKRSWGFRRNTVLADYLTMDKLTSILASAVSCGGNMLMNIGPTPDGRIDPIFQERLQQMGDWLKVNGEAIYATKPWRVQNDTVTPDIWYTSKAGAVYAISLEWPAKGVLNLAAPKPSESTKVTLLGLPSLKLNWKSGKNGIVIMIPNLNIAELPCQWAWVFKMTGVM; encoded by the exons ATGTTTGTTGCAGTGGGAACGTTGTTCTTAATAATCAGCCAATTGACTAGTATAGAAGGAACCAAATACGACCCTACTTGGGAGTCGCTTGATTCGAGGCCGAACCCAAGCTGGTATGATGAGGCAAAATTTGGCATCTTCATGCACTGGGGAGTGTATTCCGTTCCTAGTTTCTCTTCTGAATGGTTTTGGTGGTGTTGGAAGGGGGCAAAGACGCCAGAATGCATTGATTTTATGCAGAAAAATTATCGTCCGGGCTTTTCTTACGCTGACTTCGCTCCCATGTTCAAGGCTGAATTTTTTGATCCAAATCAGTGGGCCGACATTTTATCTAAGTCTGGTGCAAA GTATTTTGTTTTGACAAGCAAACACCACGAGGGATGGACAAACTGGAAGTCCGATGTTTCTTGGAACTGGAACTCTGTTGACAATGGTCCTCACAGGGATCTTGTAG GGGATCTTGCTACAGCCATTAGATCACGTACCAACATCACATTTGGATTGTATTTCTCTTTGTTTGAATGGTTTCATCCACTTTACCTTGAAGACAAAGCAAATAAGTTTGAGACTCAAAATTATGTCAAG gCTGTTGTGACTCCTCAGTTGTATGATATTGTTAACACTTACAAACCAGAGTACATCTGGTCTGATGGTGACTGGGAGGCAAAGGACACATACTGGAACAGCACAAACTTCCTGGCATGGTTGTATAACGATAG CCCTGTTAAAGACACTGTTGTAGTGAATGACCGCTGGGGTGCCGGCTGCATGTGTCATCATGGAGGCTCCTATACCTGCTCTGATAGATACAATCCAG GAGTCTTGCAGAAACATAAGTGGGAAGATGCTATGACCGTTGATAAACGCTCATGGGGATTTCGCAGAAACACTGTTTTGGCAGATTATCTTACCATGGACAAGTTGACTTCTATTTTGGCATCAGCTGTAAG CTGTGGTGGCAATATGCTCATGAACATTGGACCAACTCCAGATGGTAGGATTGATCCTATTTTCCAGGAAAGGCTTCAACAAATGGGTGACTGGTTGAAGGTTAATGGTGAAGCAATCTATGCAACCAAACCATGGAGGGTACAGAATGATACTGTTACCCCTGACATATG GTACACCAGCAAAGCAGGAGCTGTTTATGCCATTTCTCTGGAGTGGCCTGCCAAAGGTGTTCTGAACCTCGCTGCACCCAAACCCTCAGAATCAACAAAAGTCACCCTGCTTGGTCTACCGAGTCTTAAACTTAATTGGAAGTCAGGAAAAAATGGCATTGTGATTATGATACCAAATCTTAACATTGCTGAGTTGCCTTGCCAGTGGGCCTGGGTCTTTAAAATGACTGGTGTCATGTAA
- the LOC136920251 gene encoding alpha-L-fucosidase-like: MKETSTGPQKSYVCTMVAAVVTLFFIISQLASVEGTKYDPTWESLDSRPNPSWYDEAKFGIIMHWGVYSVPSFYSEWFWWCWKGAKTPKCIDFMQKNYRPGFSYTDFAPMFKAELFDPNQWADILAKSGAKYFVLTSKHHEGWTNWKSDVSWNWNSVDNGPHRDLVGDLATAIRSRTNITFGLYFSLFEWFHPLYLEDKANNFETQNYVKAVVTPQLYDIVNTYKPEYIWSDGDWEAKDTYWNSTNFLAWLYNDSPVKDTVVVNDRWGAGCMCHHGGSYTCSDRYNPGVLQKHKWEDAMTVDKYSWGFRRNTFLADYLTMDNLTSILASAVSCGGNMLMNIGPTPDGRIDPIFQERLQQMGDWLKVNGEAIYATKPWRVQNDTVTPDIWYTSKAGAVYAISLEWPAKGVLNLAAPKPSASTKVTLLGLPSLKLNWKSGKNGIMIMIPNLNIAELPCQWAWVFKMTGVM, translated from the exons ATGAAAGAAACGAGTACTGGTCCTCAAAAGTCCTATGTGTGCACGATGGTTGCTGCAGTGGTAACGTTGTTCTTCATAATCAGCCAATTGGCCAGTGTAGAAGGAACGAAATACGACCCTACTTGGGAGTCGCTTGATTCGAGGCCGAACCCGAGCTGGTATGATGAGGCAAAATTTGGTATCATTATGCACTGGGGAGTGTATTCCGTCCCAAGTTTCTATTCTGAATGGTTTTGGTGGTGTTGGAAGGGGGCAAAGACGCCAAAATGCATTGATTTCATGCAGAAAAATTATCGTCCGGGCTTTTCTTACACTGACTTCGCTCCCATGTTCAAAGCTGAATTATTTGATCCAAACCAGTGGGCCGACATATTGGCTAAATCTGGTGCAAA GTATTTTGTTTTGACAAGCAAACACCATGAGGGGTGGACAAACTGGAAATCCGATGTTTCTTGGAACTGGAACTCTGTTGACAATGGTCCTCACAGGGATCTTGTAG GGGATCTTGCTACAGCCATTAGATCACGTACCAACATCACATTTGGATTGTATTTCTCATTGTTTGAATGGTTTCATCCACTTTACCTGGAAGACAAAGCAAATAACTTTGAGACCCAAAATTATGTCAAG gCTGTTGTGACTCCTCAGTTGTATGATATTGTTAACACTTACAAACCAGAGTACATCTGGTCTGATGGTGACTGGGAGGCAAAGGACACATACTGGAACAGCACAAACTTCCTGGCATGGTTGTATAATGATAG CCCTGTTAAAGATACTGTTGTAGTGAATGACCGCTGGGGTGCTGGCTGCATGTGTCATCATGGAGGCTCCTATACCTGCTCTGATAGATACAATCCAG GAGTCTTACAGAAACATAAATGGGAAGATGCTATGACTGTTGATAAGTACTCATGGGGATTTCGCAGAAACACTTTTTTGGCAGATTATCTTACCATGGACAACTTGACTTCTATTTTGGCATCAGCTGTAAG CTGTGGTGGCAATATGCTCATGAACATTGGACCAACTCCAGATGGTAGGATTGATCCTATTTTCCAGGAAAGGCTTCAACAAATGGGTGACTGGTTGAAGGTTAATGGTGAAGCAATCTATGCAACCAAACCATGGAGGGTACAGAATGATACTGTTACCCCTGACATATG GTACACCAGCAAAGCAGGAGCTGTTTATGCCATTTCTCTGGAGTGGCCTGCCAAAGGTGTTCTGAACCTCGCTGCACCCAAACCCTCAGCATCAACAAAAGTCACCTTGCTTGGTCTACCAAGTCTTAAACTTAATTGGAAGTCAGGAAAAAATGGCATTATGATTATGATACCAAATCTTAACATTGCTGAGTTGCCTTGCCAGTGGGCCTGGGTCTTTAAAATGACTGGTGTCATGTAA